The following nucleotide sequence is from Hevea brasiliensis isolate MT/VB/25A 57/8 chromosome 7, ASM3005281v1, whole genome shotgun sequence.
gaaaatgccaagctttacaaggaaagaactaagagatggcatgataagcatattaggaggaaagaatttcaagaaggggatgttgttcttctatacaactctaggttaaggttatttctaggaaaattaaagtcaagatggtcaggaccctacactgttataaaggtatacccttatggagctgttgagataggtaatgaaacctcagggactttcaaagttaatgggcagagattaaagcattatattattggagaacccacacaaaaggttgtacaagtttcatggcttggttctccaatcagggatatttaggtgatttggagtggaaggtcaagcttaagaccttaaacaagcacttcttgggaggcaacccaagcgtatccttttatagattattaattttccatttcattttattttcagtttttaccctcattaaacttaaaagtgacatttgtttattttcttttattggtcattcatgaagattgggcaaattaacacttgtagcaaaaacaaagaattgaaagagagcaagtataagcaaaattctgcactttatccagtacctgtgaatagtaacacctttaaacttgtgctaaattgctgatattgcaatctacttgatagcacatatttgattttgtgtcttgtgtaaattttgtgaaatgcaacttgaatgaggatcaattttgatatttaggactgatgtgagctttattgaagtgcaaaaatagtgtttgttaagttttaccttttagtgtatatataattttgtagtctgataggaatttacatgtttttgtttgaattgctgCTAGTTTTTGCAGTCTATAGATttttgttactgttcatgctgcttaagaagtcaattcttatgtcttttctgcaatttttgaatgtttggaacttgtttcaaatgctgctgaaaatgtgcttttggtataagtttagaaaggagacCATTTTATTAAGTGTGCAAAAAGGTAGTCACAATGGGTGCTTGAAATGAACAATGATTGCAAAAAGCTAAATGAACATTTGCTATACTTACTAAGTTTatgagagatgatgagcttaaattcctcaattttatggtgtttgtgtgtatttggtaattgctgagggtcatgatagcattccatagcttttggactgtttttggtaagtaaaatcacaattttttccaaaacctgccgaaacttgctgataatgttgcttgtcaagcagagtcctaagcaaattctgctgaaccttatgcttaaccccaagcatggCCCAAATTACCAAATGTCTGCCCCACATTTTAAAAAGCCCAAAACTTCCGCCATTTTTATAAAACCCTCACCCGCACTCTCGATAAGCCATAACTTTCATTTTGCCGACTCCCTTCCCGCACCATTTTTTCTGGCAATTTTTATGGGAAGCTGAAAAGTTTCTTTCTTTTCATTAAATGGTGAGAACTAAAATGTGGTCTACCTACAAACCCAAACCCAGCAGATTTCGACATTATATCAAATCGAAAATGGGTATTCCATCCTCCCTGcccacaaaccctaaccccagccccAGTTCGCCGCTCCCTCAGTTGCCACCACCGCAAACGCAGCCGCTACCTCAATCACCACCGCCTCAGTCACCACCACTACCCCCAAGCCAAACACCAACTCTCATTCCGCCGACTCCTCTCTCGCCGCAAACTGAACCACAAAATGAAATACCCATTTTCGACACTCAGTTCCCAGAACCAATGCTTGAACCTGCGCCTACTCAAACGAAGTCTAAAGGTAAAACTAAAAAGGCTGCAGGTAGACCCAAGAAAACCCCTGTCGGAAAACGGAAAAGAGTACCCTTTGTTCCTTTTGACCTAAACTCTCCACCTCAACCTTCCTCTGAACCAGTTAGCAAAAGGACTAGGTCTTCCTCGCAAATTCCAGCACCAGCGGTCCAAACACCTGTATCTCAGTCACCCTTAAACTCTCCAGCAGCACCTGCGTCATCTGCCGATAATATAGAGGAGGTACTCTCTCCATTAGCTTGGGCTTTTAAggatatggatatgaaaaatgcttATGAGAGATTAACTTCTAAACCTATTTTGGCaaacaaatatatggatgagcagattttaaaagaattaggcatttatgactctgtatttgcctATTTAGATGCTATCAGCTGGACAAAATTTGCTAggattagggaaccagtgtacaaaGATTTGACCCtggaatttttgagttccttaaggctgaatttcaaaccAACAGTATCTGAGCATAAGGATGTGATATATTTTCAATGTGCTGgcattgatagggagttagacatggatgctattaatgcaatttttggttttcaagATTCGGGCTATAAAAATATTGAGTGGCAGCAAACTGTTTATGACCCTGTTCAATTTTGGAAAGATATTGCACCTTTTGGGGGTTATTATAGATAGAGGATtgcaaaagcctctaggatagttgatcatgttttgaaatacctccataggttcatttcttacactgttttaggaaggggacacagtaacagtattgtgggtgctggagacttatttttcttgtggtgcatgaaggagagaaaacaagtaagcacagcccatttcatagctactcattggcaccaaattgtcacaaagcataccaaaggtagtatagtttttggggggtatataactgctatagcaaactcatttagctttgatgctagtctatataagCTGCTGCCAGTTTCTAGTGAATCAtatatagacagcacaatgttgctacacatggatgtttgtgagaaagtAGGCCATACCTATACTCTGTTACAGCAGCATCCTGAAGCCACTGGTACTGCAAACCCCACTACCTTTGCACCAGCAGAACCCCAACCAACCACTACCCCACAGTTTTCAGCAGACATTTTGTCTCTCttaagatccttggaatccagaatagcaagtttcactgttcaaccatctgttccctcacctgacaccacagaaatccttgctaccttgaagagcttagaagtcaaaattgataccatgggtcaacagcaggttaaccaaaagaagaagctagaaaagaaatttaaaaagagattttcatctcttaaaaagaaacagaagcagCAACAACTTCAAATCTAGAGCCCTACaacaaattggcccaatcttataacaacttatatcattggggccaagacatgcttcaagaaatgaaagacctcacagaaaatttggaaactgcttctgaagcttcGGATCACAATGAACCTACTGCAGCACCTGAAGCAGACCCTGATGTAGCAGCAAAGCCTTGACAGCAGAGCTTGAATAGTAGTAGCAATTTAGTATTAGTTTTAGTGCAGAAGCAGTAACAGTACTAGTTCTTCAATTCAGTTTCTGTGTTTtgtttattttgtaatctgtttattttaattttcaaactttagtcatagttgtaatactttggtaattagtttttatgattatacttgcacttctttcctttagtttattttattttatcttctgctatggacatagttactctgtgaatgctttttggtttaattttttatttaactgttagattttatttctttacactttttcattttcttgcacattatttttgcactttatctttttcttaaatcctaattttgttgacattgatgagttgcacaaattTTCTTTGAGCCGCATCTGTTTCACATCATTTGGAGGTAACAACTTACCCTTTTACCatttatgcttatggtatgttgccaatgcttatgctttcgctttaccctacgcaacaggttaagcaacatcttaagcagtgtaaattcatacatttgggatactttttcacatttttctctctaaagcttcattgttaatatcactttgagctaattttggaattcttgaccttatattgatttaatccccaattgtataaatttcattaattgagTAATTCACACAaatttgcccatctttgcattcattttaaacattgaggacaatgtttcatttgagtttgggggtgagggcaaaatttttgcaaaatttaaaaaaaaaaaagttttcattcattcatttattgcatttcattcattcatatatagataatacatacacttatacataaaccacacacatgtctatacttatatacatacatttgcatatagttttcatatagattacacttagttttaatttgatttatgcattcattttaggatcatgcatatcataaaaataatttttaccttgtccttagaggattgagaattgctttgaagagcaattaagcttacttttagaagggtttgatggattgaaagttctagataggtgcaaagttattagattcttgctttagtttatatcttcttagccaagggccacccaatcaattgcattgactttgagtgcctagagaaaactctaaggtgagaagtagctaattgatgtctcaccaattctagaacaatctttctaaacctttcaaagcgaaatcatagcatgcacttgaaaaagaaatgatctaggcattctttgaattttaaacccatattttagccttagccaacctcacttaaaaatttctctttggaaccaatttgagcctacatttatccctcttattcctTTGAAACCCACATTactacctagccataaacccaaacacttacctaccctccatgagaataattctttgagtaatagatacacttaaaaaaaatatataataataataataataataataataataataataataataataataataataataataataataattagttgggagaagtgattcaaagtaaaaaaagaaaaaaagaaaaaaaaaaaagctagcaaattcaattatggtatgtaaagtaattcaccacccaagtacacaaagaaatgagtttgggggtgaattgaaagggacaattgtaattcaaagtcaatgttatttatgtagtccctctaaaagcttcaaaattatatgctagcattagtgaatagttgtaaagttccttcccCCATCTGattcaaagtaaaaaaaaaaataaataaataaaaaataaaaaataaaaaaaaatttgtgtcttgatcttttaataatttgattattctcatattttgttaccttaatcctttccttgttagccacattatcaccgccttggccccattacaacccttgaaagtccttttgatcttttgatggtgttttgctacattagtggagattggaataggaaaattgcctatgggattgtgatatcattaatccattcatttacttccatcattatttgagacactttagtttgtggattaccctatagtctatttaggcacgATTATTccttgtgattgattggtttgggcttgatgatatggataattgacccaaggctaagcggtgataactttggtaaggattgaattctttgtatcttgaaagtgggtatatggtttgttggtggctaaaagtaagcttgagagtttggataagtaattttcataaatttaaggtaaggtaccccaaattgcattaattgttttaatttgcttgaggacaagcaaaggtttgagtttgggggaatttgttacactcatttcatataggcattttagggtagttttgcatccattttgcccttatattttagtatattttatgtttttaagctttattttatcttatttgttaattttagatactttatatttgatttttataattttgttgttttttataggattttgtggcaaatcgaagatcaatgagtgcaataggaagtgatttgaagagatttggagttctttaagcatggaggaaagttaaagaaatcaagccttgaaagagcaaaccagccgaaatttgcttgagactttgcttaagatcatgcttagggtaaagcggtagtgcttaaggtgcagcacaagtcaagaatgagcagaaaagtccattttactctaagtctgtctagatttgctgaaggtctgcttaaccttaagcagacagtgcgaccagaagctgaaatttgctaagaagctactTAGGTTAAGTTAACCCTAAGCAGCATCGCCTAACGTGAaagatgctgctgacttggataattttacacctcatttcctacccactccttggctcttatttacttttagggcaactttttgggaccatataaattcatcatttccttatttttgccacaagaggaaaggaaggaaagacaaaaaggaaagaaaatttaatagagagagagaggagacgccAATTTTCTCTtggaggaggagctgctgcactaattttggagctccagaaaccagagactttgattcttctacctgggtttttctattttagtccttttatcatgtttttctttacttttccatcaatttttcttataaataccatcatgagtgagtaatctctttagattttagagttgggaaatatgttttagattaatttgtggatttggactgggtatttccttattttacataaatatgagttttgattccttccttgtgtgcttgatttacttgcctaatgttggtacccattgggtattgtgttaatctttgattgaaggaccaaaaggtgaaagtcattgatagataatcaaggattggaacttaaaatcacctagatttagaaataaactaggaatttaagaggaattaatttgtcaccccttacccctctgtaaggcaaaacatgatcccgtagaatacctaataaactactgaacttcacctaccgataactcattaagtaccctacaagggattttaaaacaattttcttatttttgataagtggtgagtattttctaataagtacttaaaacatttagttaaaattaaaactagttaatatttttggtccattttatttttacgcaaattttataaaaattttgacagagttccctctgtattttgagaaaccagttcttcaaatacctgtaaaaagcacttctaaaaatttttctcaacaactgcttcaatttcatactcaatctcaatcaatttctcaacacatttatcaactttcaaatttcaaatccactatccaatgatcatcaaaatactagcaatccatttcattcaaattaaataaaatagttccattcatatttcattagaaacaaaataatttatatacagccttacaaaatttacattaagagagtttcaaactacaatatatattacaactttatacaaattttatacaaactgctcaagacctatttttacatgtccatacatttatgtgcaatatatacatcaaaagaaatatttacagttagggtataaattatacccgaagactttaagctgatagctcctcacacctcaactcgatctttgctcctctagtctctgtatctgcgacagcaatagaagctatcgctgagtactaggactcagtggtgcacaacatactaaaataatctttatgcaaaacttaaatcacatttattcaaaaatttaactaaacatgagcattaaacacaaaacacgaattatgaaattttaatgcaaactaagttcatttcgaagaatcaaaacacatttcataaaatccacagttagatcatgccattcgaaacaaataggatctcaatagccagaggctaaagagaaatcacatcacaaggctagctagctcaaatatatggatatccattcacatcctcttctactggcacacctcaacacttctccagagaaggaatcaaaattcgaaactaattacccccactagtcatgctagtgaggtgttcaaatatatggtcatgatactgtggtttcaaaacttatcttaacaatttgctaaacattgtcatttcaaatatacacaataactttcacaatttaaatcaaaacatcataaataaggtcacaatacttt
It contains:
- the LOC131181338 gene encoding vegetative cell wall protein gp1-like — protein: MGIPSSLPTNPNPSPSSPLPQLPPPQTQPLPQSPPPQSPPLPPSQTPTLIPPTPLSPQTEPQNEIPIFDTQFPEPMLEPAPTQTKSKGKTKKAAGRPKKTPVGKRKRVPFVPFDLNSPPQPSSEPVSKRTRSSSQIPAPAVQTPVSQSPLNSPAAPASSADNIEEIRAIKILSGSKLFMTLFNFGKILHLLGVIIDRGLQKPLG